A stretch of the Zonotrichia albicollis isolate bZonAlb1 chromosome 31, bZonAlb1.hap1, whole genome shotgun sequence genome encodes the following:
- the LOC113460832 gene encoding uncharacterized protein LOC113460832 isoform X9 encodes MDRDGTGKGDGDATSPGPFPATPWAAPPFPVADPGACSGPGPELVPGLLRQRSVPKVSPVSMELQELSLALLQPQVTIVAILGELLATLPRRDEEMLLLMSPLHLYWDLEEFTNELRTTLYCIDDTWRRHNVTMDDDDPVTSLSQALAAYKSRPWISQNHVTMAVRKWQGLVAALVDRWAELARKASELRNTWREAVTEAATGRARELQAVTARDGTAQENMVELGQALGWEEGAEVVAGHEAQVRREARVAASEATRATMERQWLDVSLGLLEHLVAACDEATAFPRELQRRVGDIKAALKGTNEASSDVPNALIAKVAVAKWLWEANARLVKDHLGGTLQDIIDFYYGCAPDSPRCRGVAEWCQRAIEDIPRLLRPPERPQGVPKVSRESMDPQELSPALLQPQVTVVAILGELLATLPSLDAMMMLLLSPSCLYWDLIDFTRELQTTLYHFDAAWWCRSVTFNGDDPPTSLSRTVAAYKSTRWTTSFHVRRATSKWQRSVSVLVNSWAQLARAATELRNTCRDLATKAADRAATATARARALQDEAACDGTGQENMVELVKALGGEEGAEVVSGHEAQVRREARVAASEATRATMVRQRLEASLGLLERLVTACDEASAFPRELQRLLRDTKATLEGTKTQSINVAENLVAKVAVAERLWEANAHLAKDHLVATLDDITKFLFPGRLASPSACEVAEWCQRVIEDIPRLLEPLEHPQSISTVSPETMEIEELSLALLQPQVTVVATLCELLATLPNLDEEMLLPMSPEGLYSDLQNFTSELQESLYYIDDTWWRRNVTWDYDDPPTSDNDDDDDDSSTYDGDDPPTSLSQALAAYESTPWTRCKRVAMEASKWQWSVSVLVDRWAELVGKASKLRKACRNLATKAADRAATATSRARELQAMAAHYGTAQENMVELAQALGGEEGAEVVAGHESWVRREARVAASKATRATMVRQRLEVALGLLERLVAACDEATAFLEELQRRVGDIKAALKGISEASPNVPKDLVAKVAVAERLCEANARLAKDHLLGALDDIIAFDCRFLSRFADDVAEQVAERCQRAIKDIPRLLRYLDHPQGVPKVSPMTMELQELFPALLQPQVIVVAILGELLATLPRRDGEATMSLQCLRWDLEEYSRDLRATLHCTDDTWWRNIVISDDDGPVTSLSQALAAFRSTPWTPQNRVTMAASKWQEVISVLVDSWAKLSRKATQLRNTWREVAAEAADMVATATAQARELQDEAARDGTAQENMEELGQALGREEGAEVVAGHGAQVRREARVAASKATRATIVRQRLEVALGLLERLVAACDAATAFPRELQCRVGDIEATLKETNVASPDVPEDLVVKVAVAEWLWEANARLVKDHLEGTLNDINAFYYGYGPNSPHCRGVAERCQRVIKDIPRLLRPLECPQSVPRVSPMGMEPQELSPALLQPQVIVVAIVGELLATLPNLDGEMLLVSPGCLYQELEEFTRDLWVTLYHTDATWCCRNVTSNDDDRLTSLSQALAAYKSIPWTTWDDVIMVASKWQRSMDEPVNSWAELARKATKLRNTWKEVVTDAADRAAFYTARARALQDEAARYGTAQENIVELGQALGREEGAKVVAGYEAWVRREIKVSASQATRATMERQQAGVALGLLERLVAACDEATAFPRELQRLVRDIEAALKETNEASPDVPEDMVAKVADAERLWEANACLANDHLAETVRDIIKFLFPGGPASLSAHEVAERCQRAIEDIPRLLQPLECPQGVPKESPVTMELQEVSPPQLSPALLQPQVTVVAILGELLATLPSEDEINLLFMCPSDFYRDLKVLTWELQDTRHCIEDWRHRTVTWDDDDPVTSLSQALAAWESTPGTSQKRLTVAARNWQGLVNALVNSWARLARAATKLPNACRDLATKAADRAVTATARARELQDAAAHYGTAQENMVELVKALGGEEGAEVVAGHEAQVWREARVAASEARRAIMVRQRLEAALGLLERLGAACDEASAFPRELQRLLKAIKAALKGTNEASPKVSEDLVAKVAVAEQLWEANARLAKDHLEGALQGSVDFYFNGDGPTSPSACGVAEQCQRAMEYIARLLRPPEHPQSVPKVSPVSMELQELSPALLQPEVTAVAILGELLASLPRWDEEMNLHVPKCLYWDLKNFTSHLCFTLYCTDNTWWRHSVTSGDDDPVTSLSRALAACESTRGTTWDNVIKAASKWQRSVSMHVNRWAELARTATKLRNACREVVTEAADREASARAWARDLQALAARDGTVQENMVELGEALVREEGAKVEDRYETQVRREARVAAREATRATMERQQAEAALGLLEHLVAACDEATAFPQELQRLLWDTKAALKGRSEASPNVPDDLMAKVAMAEQVWEAKRHLAKDHLLRAVPGTSKFYFTGGPASPSACEVAERCQRAIEDIPRLLRPPEHPQSVPNVSPVSMELQETSLSQLLEALVSVVATLGDVTATVTGPHRGVRRCVPPKLLHAALRIFTWSLRKGLEHPSVTSLGQALATLGATPGATWANVRAAGSAWRELVSACEERWKQLVEEITKLRDACEDAALAWARDQQDKATRRGTAGDNLAATAQQLMVALDRDEEASVGATRDAQVAMATNEAMGEAVVASRRARAAIRRRHWAEVALEPLQCLVDACDKGTEFISYMQCQLRDIEAALEGTKEASPNVPEDLVAKVAKAEQLWEASARLFKHHLLGTLGDIHDLLLSPYGGRGGPDGPGSHAVTKQCQKAIEDIPKLLQDSDITTAMSSSQ; translated from the exons ctgtccctggccctgctgcagccacaggtcacCATAGTGGCCATCCTGGGTGAGCTGCTGGCCACCCTGCCCCGTCGGGACgaggagatgctgctgctcaTGTCCCCATTGCACCTGTACTGGGACCTGGAGGAATTCACCAATGAGCTCCGGACCACCCTGTACTGTATTGATGACACCTGGAGGCGCCACAATGTCACCATGGATGATGATGACCCTGTCACCTCCCTGAGCCAGGCCCTGGCTGCCTACAAGAGCAGGCCATGGATCTCCCAGAACCATGTGACAATGGCAGTCAGGAAGTGGCAGGGGTTGGTGGCTGCACTTGTAGACAGATGGGCTGAGCTGGCCAGGAAAGCCTCTGAGCTCCGCAACACCTGGAGGGAGGCGGTCACTGAGGCGGCCACTGGCcgggccagggagctgcaggccgTGACTGCCCGTGAtgggacagctcaggaaaacatggtggagctgggtcaggccctgggctgggaggagggGGCCGAGGTGGTGGCCGGGCATGAAGCCCAGGTGAGGAGAGAGGCCAGGGTGGCTGCCAGCGAGGCAACAAGGGCCACCATGGAGAGACAGTGGCTGGAcgtgtccctggggctgctggagcactTGGTGGCCGCGTGTGACGAAGCCACCGCGTTCCCCCGGGAGCTGCAGCGCAGGGTTGGGGATATCAAGGCCGCCCTGAAGGGGACAAATGAGGCATCCtctgatgtccccaatgcctTGATTGCCAAGGTGGCTGTGGCCAAGTGGCTGTGGGAGGCCAACGCCCGCCTGGTCAAAGATCACCTGGGAGGAACACTTCAAGACATCATCGACTTCTATTACGGTTGTGCTCCTGACAGCCCCCGTTGCCGTGGGGTGGCAGAGTGGTGCCAAAGAGCCATCGAGGACATCCCAAGGCTCCTTCGACCCCCAGAgcgtccccaaggtgtccccaaggtgtcccgaGAGAGCATGGATCCCCAAGAG ctgtccccagccctgctgcagccacaggtcacTGTGGTGGCCATCCTGGGTGAGTTGCTGGCCACCCTGCCCAGTCTGGACGCAATGATGATGCTGCTCCTGTCTCCAAGCTGCCTGTACTGGGACCTGATTGACTTCACCAGGGAGCTCCAGACCACCCTGTATCACTTTGATGCCGCCTGGTGGTGCCGCAGTGTCACGTTCAATGGCGATGACCCTCCCACCTCCCTGAGCCGGACCGTGGCTGCCTACAAGAGCACCAGATGGACCACCAGTTTCCATGTAAGACGGGCGACCAGCAAGTGGCAGCGGTCGGTGTCTGTGCTCGTGAACAGCTGGGCCCagctggccagggcagccaccgAGCTCCGCAACACCTGCAGGGATTTGGCCACCAAGGCGGCCGACAGGGCTGCCACTGCCACCGCCCgggccagggccctgcaggacgAGGCTGCCTGTGATGGGACAGGTCAAGAAAACATGGTGGAGCTGGTTAAGGCCTTGGGTGGGGAGGAGGGGGCCGAGGTGGTGTCCGGGCATGAAGCCCAGGTGAGGAGAGAGGCCAGGGTGGCTGCCAGCGAGGCAACAAGGGCCACCATGGTGAGACAGCGGCTGGAggcgtccctggggctgctggagcgctTGGTGACTGCATGTGACGAAGCCTCTGCGTTCCCCCGGGAGCTGCAGCGCCTGCTCAGGGACACCAAGGCCACCCTGGAGGGAACAAAGACACAGTCCATCAATGTTGCTGAGAATTTGGTGGCCAAGGTGGCCGTGGCTGAGCGGCTGTGGGAGGCCAACGCCCACCTGGCCAAGGATCACCTGGTGGCGACACTTGATGATATCACCAAGTTCTTGTTCCCTGGACGTCTCGCCAGCCCCAGTGCCTGTGAAGTGGCCGAGTGGTGCCAAAGAGTCATCGAGGACATCCCAAGGCTCCTTGAacccctggagcatccccagaGCATCTCCACGGTGTCCCCAGAGACCATGGAGATTGAAGAG ctctcccttgccttgctgcagccacaggtcacCGTGGTGGCCACCctgtgtgagctgctggccaccCTGCCTAATCTGGATGAGGAGATGCTgctgcccatgtccccagaggGCCTGTACTCGGACCTACAAAATTTCACCAgtgagctccaggagagcttgTACTATATTGATGACACCTGGTGGCGCCGCAATGTCACCTGGGATTATGATGACCCTCCCACTTCcgataatgatgatgatgatgatgactcTTCCACCTATGATGGTGATGACCCCCCTACCTCCCTGAGCCAGGCCCTGGCTGCCTATGAGAGCACCCCATGGACGCGCTGCAAACGTGTGGCAATGGAGGCCAGTAAATGGCAGTGGTCAGTGTCTGTGCTTGTGGACAGGTGGGCCGAGCTGGTTGGGAAGGCCTCCAAGCTCCGCAAAGCCTGCAGGAATTTGGCCACCAAGGCAGCCGACAGGGCAGCCACCGCCACCAGCcgggccagggagctgcaggccaTGGCTGCCCATTAtgggacagctcaggaaaacatggtggagctggctcaggccctgggcggGGAGGAGGGGGCTGAGGTGGTGGCCGGGCATGAATcctgggtgaggagagaggcCAGGGTGGCTGCCAGCAAGGCAACAAGGGCCACCATGGTGAGACAGCGGCTGGaggtggccctggggctgctggagcgctTGGTGGCCGCGTGTGACGAAGCCACCGCATTCCTCGAGGAGCTGCAGCGCAGGGTTGGGGACATCAAGGCTGCCCTGAAGGGGATAAGTGAAGcatcccccaatgtccccaaagacTTGGTGGCCAAGGTGGCTGTGGCCGAGCGGCTGTGCGAGGCCAACGCCCGCCTGGCCAAGGATCACCTGCTGGGGGCACTTGATGACATCATCGCCTTCGATTGCCGTTTTCTCAGCCGCTTTGCTGATGACGTGGCCGAGCAGGTGGCCGAACGGTGCCAGAGAGCCATCAAGGACATCCCAAGGCTCCTTCGATACCTGGATcatccccaaggtgtccccaaggtgtccccaatgacCATGGAGCTCCAAGAG cttttcccagccctgctgcagccacaggtcaTTGTCGTGGCCATCCTGGGTGAGCTGCtggccaccctgcccaggcGGGACGGGGAGGCGACCATGTCCCTACAGTGTCTGCGCTGGGACCTGGAGGAATACTCCAGGGATCTCCGGGCTACCCTGCACTGCACTGATGACACCTGGTGGCGCAACATTGTAATCTCCGATGATGATGGCCCTGTCACCTCCCTTAGCCAGGCCCTGGCCGCCTTCAGGAGCACCCCATGGACCCCCCAGAACCGTGTGACAATGGCAGCCAGCAAGTGGcaggaggtgatttctgtgcttgTGGACAGCTGGGCCAAACTATCCAGGAAGGCCACCCAGCTCCGCAACACCTGGAGGGAGGTGGCTGCCGAGGCGGCCGACATGGTGGCCACCgccactgcccaggccagggagctgcaggacgaGGCTGCCCGTGAtgggacagctcaggaaaacatggaggagctgggtcaggccctgggcagggaggagggggccGAGGTGGTGGCCGGGCATGGAGCCCAGGTGAGGAGAGAGGCCAGGGTGGCTGCCAGCAAGGCAACAAGGGCCACCATAGTGAGACAGCGGCTGGaggtggccctggggctgctggagcgctTGGTGGCCGCGTGTGACGCAGCCACCGCGTTCCCCCgggagctgcagtgcagggTTGGGGACATCGAGGCCACCCTGAAGGAGACAAATGTGGCATCCCCCGATGTCCCCGAGGACTTGGTGGTCAAGGTGGCCGTGGCTGAGTGGCTGTGGGAGGCCAACGCCCGCCTGGTCAAAGATCACCTGGAGGGGACACTTAATGACATCAATGCGTTCTATTACGGTTATGGTCCCAACAGCCCCCATTGCCGCGGGGTGGCTGAGCGGTGCCAAAGAGTCATCAAGGACATCCCAAGGCTCCTTCGACCCCTGgagtgtccccagagtgtccccagggtgtccccaatggGCATGGAGCCCCAAGAG ctgtccccggccctgctgcagccacaggtcaTTGTCGTGGCCATCGTGGGCGAGTTGCTGGCCACCCTGCCCAATCTGGATGGGGAGATGctgctggtgtccccagggtgcctGTACCAGGAACTGGAGGAATTCACCAGGGATCTCTGGGTCACCCTGTACCACACTGATGCCACCTGGTGTTGCCGCAATGTCACCTCCAATGATGATGACCGTCTCACCTCCCTGAGCCAGGCCCTGGCTGCCTACAAGAGCATCCCATGGACCACCTGGGATGATGTGATAATGGTGGCCAGCAAGTGGCAGCGATCGATGGATGAGCCAGTGAACAGCTGGGCCGAGCTGGCCAGGAAGGCCACCAAGCTCCGCAACACCTGGAAGGAGGTGGTCACTGATGCGGCTGACAGGGCGGCCTTCTACACCGCCCGGGCCAGGGCCCTACAGGACGAGGCTGCCCGTTAtgggacagctcaggaaaaTATTGTAGAGCTGGGtcaggccctgggcagggaggagggggccAAGGTGGTGGCCGGGTATGAAGCTTGGGTGAGGAGGGAGATCAAGGTGTCTGCCAGCCAGGCAACAAGGGCCACCATGGAGAGACAGCAGGcaggggtggccctggggctgctggagcgctTGGTGGCCGCATGTGACGAAGCCACCGCGTTCCCCCGGGAGCTGCAGCGCCTGGTCAGGGACATCGAGGCCGCCCTGAAGGAGACAAATGAGGCGTCTCCTGATGTCCCCGAGGACATGGTGGCCAAGGTGGCCGACGCCGAGCGGCTGTGGGAGGCCAACGCCTGCCTGGCCAATGATCACCTGGCAGAGACAGTTCGAGACATCATCAAGTTCTTGTTCCCTGGTGGTCCTGCCAGCCTCAGTGCCCATGAGGTGGCTGAGCGGTGCCAAAGAGCCATCGAGGACATCCCGAGGCTCCTTCAACCCCtggagtgtccccaaggtgtccccaaggagTCCCCAGTGACCATGGAGCTCCAAGAG gtgtcccctccccagctgtccccggcCCTTCTGCAGCCACAGGTCACTGTCGTGGCCATCCTGGGTGAGCTGCTGGCCACCCTGCCCAGTGAGGACGAGATTAATCTGCTGTTCATGTGTCCAAGTGACTTTTACAGGGACCTGAAGGTCCTCACCTgggagctccaggacacccggcACTGCATTGAAGACTGGAGGCACCGCACTGTCACCTGGGATGATGATGACCCTGTCACCTCCCTTAGCCAGGCCCTGGCTGCCTGGGAGAGCACCCCAGGGACGTCCCAGAAGCGTTTGACAGTGGCAGCCAGGAATTGGCAGGGGTTGGTAAATGCACTTGTGaacagctgggccaggctggccagggcagccaccaaACTCCCCAATGCCTGCAGGGATTTGGCCACCAAGGCGGCTGACAGGGCAGTCACTGCCACCGCCcgggccagggagctgcaggacgcGGCTGCCCATTAtgggacagctcaggaaaaCATGGTGGAGCTGGTTAAGGCCTTGGGTGGGGAGGAGGGGGCCGAGGTGGTGGCCGGGCATGAAGCCCAGGTGTGGAGAGAGGCCAGGGTGGCTGCCAGCGAGGCGAGAAGGGCCATCATGGTGAGACAGCGGCTGGAGgcggccctggggctgctggagcgctTGGGGGCCGCGTGTGACGAAGCCTCTGCGTTCCCCCGGGAGCTGCAGCGCCTGCTGAAGGCCATCAAGGCTGCCCTGAAGGGGACAAATGAGGCGTCCCCCAAAGTCTCTGAGGACTTGGTGGCCAAGGTGGCCGTGgctgagcagctgtgggaggccaACGCCCGCCTGGCCAAGGATCACCTGGAGGGGGCACTTCAAGGCAGCGTTGATTTCTATTTCAATGGTGATGGACCCACCAGCCCCAGTGCCTGTGGGGTGGCCGAGCAGTGCCAAAGAGCCATGGAATACATCGCAAGGCTCCTTCGAcccccagagcatccccagagtgtccccaaggtgtccccagtgagCATGGAGCTCCAAGag CTGTCTccggccctgctgcagccagaggtcaCTGCCGTGGCCATCCTGGGTGAGCTGCTGGCCAGTCTGCCCAGGTGGGATGAGGAGATGAATCTGCACGTCCCAAAGTGCCTGTATTGGGACCTGAAGAATTTCACCAGCCACCTTTGCTTCACCCTGTACTGCACTGATAACACCTGGTGGCGCCACAGTGTCACCTCTGGTGATGATGACCCTGTCACCTCCCTCAGCCGGGCCCTGGCTGCCTGTGAGAGCACCCGAGGGACCACCTGGGACAATGTGATAAAGGCGGCCAGCAAGTGGCAGCGGTCAGTGTCTATGCATGTGAACAGATGGGCTGAGCTGGCCAGGACAGCCACCAAGCTTCGAAACGCCTGCAGGGAGGTGGTCACTGAGGCGGCCGATAGGGAGGCCTCAGCCAGGGCCTGGGCGAGGGACTTGCAGGCCTTGGCTGCCCGTGATGGGACAGTTCAGGAAAACATGGTGGAACTGGGTGAGGCCCTGGTCAGGGAGGAGGGGGCCAAGGTGGAGGACAGGTATGAAACCCAGGTGAGGAGAGAGGCCAGGGTGGCTGCCAGAGAGGCAACAAGGGCCACCATGGAGAGACAGCAGGCAGAGgcggccctggggctgctggagcactTGGTGGCTGCGTGTGACGAAGCCACCGCGttcccccaggagctgcagcgcCTGCTCTGGGACACCAAGGCCGCCCTGAAGGGGAGAAGTGAAGcatcccccaatgtccccgacGACTTGATGGCCAAGGTGGCCATGGCCGAGCAGGTGTGGGAGGCCAAGAGGCACCTGGCCAAGGATCACCTGCTGAGGGCAGTTCCAGGCACCAGCAAGTTCTATTTCACTGGtggtcctgccagccccagtgcctgTGAGGTGGCTGAGCGGTGCCAAAGAGCCATCGAGGACATCCCAAGGCTCCTTCGCcccccagagcatccccagaGCGTCCCCAATGTATCCCCAGTGAGCATGGAGCTCCAAGAG ACAtccctttcccagctgctggaggctctGGTATCCGTGGTGGCCACTCTGGGCGATGTGACGGCCACCGTGACCGGGCCACACCGGGGCGTGCGGCGCTGTGTGCCCCCAAAGTTGCTGCACGCAGCCCTGAGGATCTTCACCTGGAGCCTCCGTAAGGGCCTGGaacaccccagtgtcacctccctgggccAGGCCCTGGCCACCCTTGGGGCCACCCCAGGGGCCACCTGGGCCAATGTGAGAGCTGCGGGCAGCGCCTGGCGGGAGTTGGTGTCTGCGTGTGAGGAGAGATGGAAACAGCTTGTCGAGGAGATCACCAAGCTCCGTGATGCCTGCGAGGACGCGGCCCTCGCCTGGGCCAGGGACCAGCAGGACAAGGCCACCCGcagggggacagctggggacaacctggcagccacagcccagcagctcatGGTGGCCCTGGACAGGGATGAGGAGGCCTCAGTGGGGGCCACACGTGATGCCCAGGTGGCAATGGCCACCAATGAGGCCATGGGAGAGGCTGTGGTGGCCTCCAGGCGGGCGAGGGCAGCCATCAGGAGGAGACATTGGGCAGAGGTGGCCCTGGAGCCGCTGCAGTGCTTGGTGGATGCGTGTGACAAAGGCACTGAGTTTATCAGTTAcatgcagtgccagctcagggaTATtgaggctgccctggaggggaCAAAGGAGGcgtcccccaatgtccctgagGACTTGGTGGCCAaagtggccaaggctgagcagctgtgggaggccaGCGCCCGCCTGTTCAAGCATCACctgctggggacacttggggacatccATGACCTCCTCTTGAGTCCCTATGGTGGCCGTGGTGGCCCTGATGGCCCCGGCAGCCACGCGGTGACCAAGCAGTGCCAAAAAGCTATCGAGGACATCCCAAAGCTGCTTCAGGACAGTGACATCACCACTGCAATGTCATCGTCACAgtga